The sequence GCGGGGGTGGCCCTTCTTCCGGCAATCGAGGGATTTGCGCACCACGCGGGGTGCGGAGACCTGGTCGACAGGCAGCCCGACGGCGTGGGCCGCACGGGCGAGGAGGAGGGATTCGTCCTCGTCGAGCCAGAGGGAGATGTTGCTGATCCGCAGTCGCATGCCGCCTTCAATTCTCGCGCAGGTTTCGAAATTCGACCTGCATCAACAGCCGGAAGGCGGCGTTTATAACCGCGGCCCGGGGCCCGGCCAAGCGTGGCGGGCCTCCCCGGGCTGCATGTGGACCGCGCAGGATGCTGCGCAGGGTTCGTCAGGCGTCGGCGGCGGGGAGCTCGGCCTTGACCTTGAGGTCGGCGGTGAGGAGCTCGAGGAGCTCGTTCGAGGCAGCGATCACCTGCTGCGGCGTGAAGCCCTCGGCCCGAAGCTCCTTGTAGAAGGCCTGCGCCAGCATCCGGGCGCTCCGTGCGTCCGCCGCTGCGTTCATCGCGAGCAGGCCCTGCGCCTTCAGTTCGAGCATCTTCTCGGGAACCATGGCTGCTTCTCCTTCTCGCGTCGCGGGGAGTCCATCGGGTTGGTTCGACGCGGAGCGCATGCGAGTAAGCAACCCCCACGCCAACGGCGAGCGCTCACTTGTGTGTAGCGAGAGAAATCAGGGGCTTGTCAACCTGCCGCACCCGGGATGGGGGGCCAGGTGCGTCACTCCTTACGCACCGGATCGGGTGCGTGCAAGGCCGGGTGCGTATCTCGCTACCCACCGGCCCGTCGCCTGCAGGACGGATGGGCGATGGAGGGGTTTTCCGCTTGATCGACCGGGGCTGCGCACCTATGTACGCGCCTCTCGCAGGACACGCTGCACGAGAGCGCCGCGCTGGTGCGACGCATTCAGACAAAGAGAGGCGAGCGATGAAGTTTGCCATCAACGGCTTCGGGCGAATCGGCCGCTGCGTCTTCCGCGCCGCGGTGGAGCGCAACGACAAGGACATCGAGATCGTCGCCATCAACGACCTCGACTCGCCCGCGACCCTCGCGCACCTGCTCAAGTACGACTCCGTCCACGGCACCTTCTCCGGCACCGTGGAGGCCCGTGAGTCGTCGATCGTGGTGAACGGGCGCGAGATCCCGATCACGGCGATCAAGGAGCCCGAGAAGCTTCCCTGGAAGCAGCTCGGCGTCGAGACCGTGTTCGAGTGCACCGGCCGCTTCACCGACCGCGACAAGGCCGCCAAGCATCTCGAGGCCGGCGCGCGCAGGGTCCTCATCTCTGCCCCCGCCAAGAACCCGGACATCACGATCTGCTACGGGATCAACCACGACCAGTACGATCCCTCGAAGCATCAGATCTTCTCGAACGCCTCCTGCACCACCAACTGCCTCGCGCCGGTGGTCAAGGTCCTCCTCGAGAGCTTCGGGATCGAGCGCGGTCTGATGACCACGGTCCACAGCTACACCAACGACCAGAACATCCTCGACCTGCCGCACAAGGATCTGCGCCGCGCCCGCGCTGCTGCGATGTCGATGATCCCGACGACCACGGGGGCCGCCAAGGCCGTGGGCGAGGTGATCCCGGCGGTGAAGGGCAAGCTCACCGGC is a genomic window of Vulgatibacter sp. containing:
- the gap gene encoding type I glyceraldehyde-3-phosphate dehydrogenase, whose product is MKFAINGFGRIGRCVFRAAVERNDKDIEIVAINDLDSPATLAHLLKYDSVHGTFSGTVEARESSIVVNGREIPITAIKEPEKLPWKQLGVETVFECTGRFTDRDKAAKHLEAGARRVLISAPAKNPDITICYGINHDQYDPSKHQIFSNASCTTNCLAPVVKVLLESFGIERGLMTTVHSYTNDQNILDLPHKDLRRARAAAMSMIPTTTGAAKAVGEVIPAVKGKLTGMAVRVPTPNVSMVDFTAVLTKKASADEVNAALRSAAEGALAGVLNYSEEPLVSIDYNHSPWSSTVDGLSTMVIDDMVKVLAWYDNEWGFSSRMVDMAKMIAARG